aaaaaagttattttcaaaccatttttaaaagtaatttatgaGATTTGATATTTAAGATAGTTTATTCCTAACAATGTTCAACTATTTATGTTTATATGACTTAACATAACatatacaataattaattttttaaatataattaactaatttgTTTTTCATGATCTTTATTAGTATTGTTATAAGATACtcataaaaacatataattcaaatcatgttcaaaacaccaattttgaaatgtattgGTTAGGGGCATCAACCTTACAACAAATCTAAGATACATAACATTGTTTACAGTGTTCATAATGAAATCAAGATATATTGTATCATACTTTGCTAATTTAATTGTTggaattctttttcaaaatagatgCAACATaagaacttttttaaaagtacTATCCTAATGCATGTTGGCCTTTgactttttaaaaattcattttgagCTATGTGATTCTTAGAACAActcataatatttatatacgtaaaaaatacaacattttatataatatttttatgtccAATCTATCTTTATgcattatgaaaattttagtaTATCACATACTCTGCTATAAACCCTTTGAATCAATTCAATGACAAACttctacaagaaaaaaaaagtacaacgAAGAATAGACAAGTCTGATGTGATTTGGTGAAGTTGAGGGAGGGGCCATCCAGAAAGAAGATAACGTTAGTGATATaattgctgttttttttttatacatattattattattattattattattattattattattattaaataattcgACTAAAATAACAATGTAAACAGTTTATGCTGGTTTTTCCATTGCAGATGGacatatttgataaatttattaattttaaaaggattatcttaaaaataatatctaccATAATTTCTCACTGacaatattcaaattttatatcaataatGTGTGaatactaaatttaatttaatttaatcttctGCTTTTTCAATCTGTTGAAAtctattttataaactaatggAGTTTGCGATCAAATCtaacttatttttgtaaattctaATAGACGTCTTTTGGTGAATTGGAATGGAAATGGTCGAggtaaactaataataaatttaataaatgatgccatataaagtttaaaaaaatatataaaataagataatatataaaatagaaagtattataattattctttttctatTGTAATCTTATCCTTTGAATGCTACAATCTTTGCTCTGTGTGGGCCATTGAATATATAGAGAATAACACTAAACATATTTATGTTTGTTGGTCTATGATTACAGTGCTATAATTCATTACCTCTGTAACCACTTTTGCTTTAGAATTAAATGAACTTGTTTTAACACATTTGATTTTAAGATATTCACTAATCATTGAgatatttaatctttaatttggttttatatttaattaagattttaaactatatttttattaaaacaacaaTCATTTTTAGAGTCTTTTTTAAAAGACTGTTATGATTATAGTTttgtaatttgaattttaaaatatctatgaAAAAAGTGATAATATTTTGGAAGGTTTTAGTAAATTTTCAACAATTTGAAGATTCCGAGCATTTAAACAAAAGGGTAATCATAAATACTATATATTTCTATGGTAATATGTTTACTTACATATTATCCtgtcatataaaaatatataaattaaagttcaTTTTAATAATGGACAGGGTTAATACTAGATAAATTATGGAAAACAAAATGTTGGTTCGCATTACACAATTATTAAGCTCATTAAAAAGTATTACactattattaaaaatagtagacaattctatttttttaaatcggTAAAAACACAAATTGAAATTGTCTTATGCAATTAAAGGTAATATTTTCGCGTTAACTCATCtattgtatatgtatatgtttcTACACAAACATCTgatgaggaaaaaaaaatcctttttttaGTGTTTCTCTTCTATTgtcttattcttatttatttattttacatattttaaatagttGTTATCGAAATTTATGATAAacgaaatttttaaaaaatataatataatataacaatatCATATGCAGTGGTGAGTATGAGAAATGTGATAAAAGTGGTGAGTTAAACTATATATTTCATCGTTGTGAACCATTGGGGACTTAGTCATGCTAACTCACACTTAGAAAAaactgtttttattatttaacaatgGCAATAACCTAAAAATTAATTGTAGAAAGTAATAGTATAGAAAAACAcgataaatataattacttgAAAACATTAGAAATTTGATGAGAGAAGAAcagtattattttcttttactaatatATTTAGATGAAACtgttttatatatacaaattaaaagttacacaagatacaaaaaaaaaatcaataaacaaaaataattcatgacatttgtataattttaaatattgtattactatttttaatttttaaaatatcaattaaatattttcatattttattatatttttaaaaaatattgatagctttgtttaatatataaaaaattacttttaatgtCATATATGtaaatacttataaaaatattagaagtaAGAGTGACCACTTATAAATAAAGGTCGAATattctattattaaaattttgagtttatgaatagaaaaatctattatttaagactatcatttttcttttttttttagattgtGAACCTTCCACCACTACACTCCAACCCAACTATGACGTCAAGCATGGCCAGAAGCGTCGCGACCTCTTCAAAAAAAGGCCATCATTAATTGAATAAGATGAggtaaaaaatacaaaacaaacatGACATTTAAAATAGACCCAATCAgaataatgaaaatttttatgtCACTGTAATGAATATTAGATAACAAGATTTATCATATGAGCTAATCATAAATAATGGAATAACAAGTAGCTAAACAATAGaacatatacaaatatattaggTATTAGGTAGTGAACATCGATGAAGTACAAATTAACTGTGGTAACATTGTTTTggtaataaaattcaataaattttatttacaaaaatttaattaccatCACCAaagaactggaaattaaaattatgaattaaaaaaataattattttaagatttaacCTAAGACTGACGGTAGTGTTAGAGTGTAGGTAAAGTAAGAGAGAAGGTGGTGAGGGTTTATTAGAGCTTTCCTTGTTACATACGAAAGAACCTCATCAATCAAAAACAGAGGCAAATGTAAACAGCGAAAAcccttttccttcttctctcttcccATCACCATTAACGCTTTCTTCTTCACCCAAACCTCGACAAGCTGGACATGCTGGACTCCGTCCTTCTGGCGTTGTTCTTGCCTTGCCTTGGCATGACCGCCGTTTTCGTCGTTTACATGTGTCTTCTATGGTACGCCACCACTCACCACCCCGATCCCCACCTACCGGCCAAGCCCGTCTCCGACGCCGGCCTCTCCCCCTCGCAGCTCCAAAAGCTTCCCTCCATCACCGGAAAAGACCTTCTCATGGGCTCCGAATGCGCCGTCTGCCTCGACGACATCGCCACCGACCAACCCGCTCGACTCGTTCCCGGTTGCAACCACGCCTTCCATGTGGAATGCGCTGACACCTGGCTCTCCAAGCACCCTCTCTGCCCTCTCTGCAGAGCCAAACTCGACCCCACGCTTTTCTCTTCCTCGGAAAATCCTTGCTGAGACAGAGCAACGCGTACTTTCGCAGAATTACCAAGAACAGAGCCAAAGCCTAAGCCTAAATCCTGctgttttttttccttaattagATTGAAACTCTTCGCCACTGTACAGTTTCTCATCTCTCCTATGCAGCGCAAAATATTCTGGCATTGTTGGATGGTAGATCCGTTGGCTTTGATTTTTAATACGCACCGGAGTGGCAAACCACGCTAAGcctttctttctatcttcttcttctctctttaaTTATTACCAGTAATTTGTTAGTGGTGGTCATGGTTGATTTGGGGATATTGGTGaaatgtgtttgtttgtttcttctCAGAAGCATTATGGAgcttttttgtgaaaaaaaaattgaattttgaattttttattgagTGAGAGAAGAGCAGGCAATTCACGCAAAGCATGGGTTCTTACTAGAAGCAAGTGGTTGTTGATCGAATCATGCAAGGGATGATGCgttttgttgtttggttgaatcATCTTTTCAGTGTTTTCTAGAGACACTGAAAATTGAGTTATGCAGAGATAGAGAAAGAGCACAAAGggaaagtttttgtttttgttttttaaaatttctgaCAAGAAGAAGATGCCAACTGaaagtgattttattttatttatgtttctgGTTTTAATCCAAAGTTGggtttttattatatgtttgtgtTGGTGAGGATGGATAAAGAATTGATGAATGAATTATGGGTATTAGGGAAGATAATATATGCAGAACAGAGagtataattgaaatttttagttaattttttttagagaaattaaataaataattatatcatttttaaacatGATTTATTGAGTATAAATATAACCTTATATTATAATGAAAGAATTAATGAACAGAAACACTCTGTAAATATCTGACATGATTGAGGATGAATGCCGCTTTCTGGAAAGATTTTGTTTTGTCTCGAACAACATAGCATAGTGAGACAGGCGGTGGTAATGAATGAACGTAACAACATTATTTTGTTGTCCTACTTATTATTAGAATGAAGCCATACCTTGAATGACATgacacattaaaataatataaacaaataaatgaatataaaatgttGTTGGACATTCTTATCTAAACCTATGCCACCTGAATGAGTGCTTtctcataattaatttaaaacaaataaatacttttttttctgttttatcaTCCAAGTCAAATGGAGTCAATCCAACGCATACTTTTTCTCTATTtggttaattttatataaatttttttcttgtagaTTCCCTAATCAATACCCTAactctttaattaaaattaaacatccATTTTTAAACCTGACGTATAACATGAGGAAGCTATGTGTCTGTATATACATctgacataaaataaaataattaagggtGAGAAGTTTTGtattattaaagtatataagttaATGGAaactttattttagttttataaaattaaattagatttaaattaataaataaattttcattagcAAACGATGGAATGAATCATATTAAACAATAATTGTGATGGTATGATGATGAATGAGAAGGTTTGGCAACAAATCCACTAATCAATGAGTCCTACCCTACACTAGAATGAGATAATTAATTTTCTGTTCTGTGTGGTCCTCACAAATAGCATTTGGTTGATTACAATTGGGGAAgggaggaaaaaagaaagagattttttcttaaaaaaaattgtttagtGTGAAAGAGAAATGTATTAAAATTCTTCCTCATTTGCTTttgtttctctttcaaaattggagTGATATGCATGGAAACGAAAATTTTATATTGGGTAAATAAATGATATTTAGTTTAATAGTTTTATCTAATCATCTTAAGTAGCTAAATATCTTTCCTTAATCTTAAAAAATGAGTGATTAAATTATAGGGATAAAGATGAGAAGTTGATGAGATCCAGCTATGAGCACACAAAAAGCAAATAGAAAgtgagaaaaagacaaaaaattgaaCTCAATATGCTTGATTTTTGCTTtcaaaataattactaattaatcTAACTAGGCTCAACATGtttacaaaaaaaagtaaagacaAAAAGATGGTTTTTAGTTGGATATCTAACTAGGCTCAACATGTTTTGCAATACTATTGTTAAATTCCTTTACAATGTtgtaaacataatttattttatttaaaacttgaaaaaaagtaatgaaaatattaaaccCTTTCTAACTCATTAGTTTTtacaaagttttaaaaatataaagttgaagttatatataaaaatataataattaaagataaaaaatataaaaaataaataaaaaatcaatgttTCTTTTGCCAATGTTTTTTTAGTTCTTCGTGGATAGCTCATCGCGTCATCATTGTTTATATCTTTGggtaatatttaataaaattgattttgaaggGAAATAATAGTAATCTTTTTtatcaaatgaaaaagaaatgtttgaaaaaggattcaattcaaatttgattttaaaatatagttaattcTTTAATGCGAGACTTCTGAATTATTGCTTAAATATTCGTTAActaatatttcaatataattttatatgatataaCATGAGCTCAATTAcgtataatgttttttatacaGTACACAGTCTAtcaaaacttattttaacataaaaaattaatttcttaagaTCGAATATATTAATCTTTCAATgatataattgaaataataacaaaactcCATTActattataatgataaaattacataagttatttttaatattttatattggttgTGAAACTGTTGCTAATAGTATAGGaagttggattttttttttgtactttgttaataatttatacaGAAAAACAAGACATTTTATGTCACTTAGAACAAGAATTAATGTAGAATATAAATAAGagaaaacattatattatgaaTTCGGAAGAACTTCTacatcaattatgacttgccattGACGTGGAAAGATACACTGTCTACATCCTAACTAGccaatatgaaaaatatttccaTTATTATCACATTGCTACTACATTTCATTTCATAACAAGCATTTCCTTTTTAAATAAGTCTAAcgaaaaatatctttttctcACAAGTGTTTGGATTATATATATCTAcatatatctatctatctatctatatatatatatatatatatatatatatatatatatatatatatatatatatatatatatatatatatatatatatatatatatatatatatatatatatataataataaagtaaggTTTGacgataaaaagagaaagcgaAGGAGTTGCATTTTTAGCGTATAGAGAGGTATGCAACTAATTCTAAGTATTCCCGACAACTTCACAACATATGTTACTTTATCAAAATGCGATGCTTCTTGTttcccataaaaaaaaattacttttgcATTTAACACAAATTTGTTTCAAagtattgattaattttatttttcatatttatgggagagatataattaaattataatctttatttttcttttaatcaacATGAAATCTTCGTCACTTCCTCAAACATATGCATAAGAAATCGAGAAAAATCTATTAACAAATGATATAATAAGTCCACATCTCTACTATGATAAACtctgataaaatattaataaagtgaaattaaatgtaAGAAAATTTACATTGCAGATAATCATatgaaaagttaattttaatttattcaccTTATGTCACactgttttgttttgtattacgtgtagtgttttttaaaattagaagaagcTATGTAAAGCTATATTTATATGATTCGATAGACTTGAAAGTAACACTTGCAATTTCTATATGATAGTCATAATGTTCTCCCTCTTACTTAAATGctattattaataaagtaatatttaatGTATTACACAGTTCTAATCGATTCATAAATAATACATACACTAACCTTTTGTAAGCTTAACAAAAACGAACTCGGAAAATTGCTTGGCCCAAAAACCAAAATGCCAAATCTTGTTTATTGTAAGTTCTACAGTTGACATCCTGGTCCAGATTCAATGAAAATTTCATCGCATATTACCCTCTCGCATGACATAAATCATATTATACAATCTCTTCTCATCCTTTGCTTCAATCTGCATACATGAAGTAACCCAATAAAGGATCGTATACAGAGAATGGTTAAAGCAAGAACAGCTGTTGGtagttaaaattgttttaactgATGAAGGGCATTCCCAATCATAGTCAGAAAAGATGGTTAAATAAATCATAAGGAAATATAAGTATGACATAAGGATGACAAAATACAGGAATATTAAAGGCATGGAAGTTTGATCAAGCTTCTCTCCTTATAATAcgtatatacatacatatatacacacacacacactcacacacatacatacatacatctatacacacacacacacctgTTTTCCATTTGCGGGGATATCACAGCATGATTCTTTGAGTCTTCAACAGTCTTATGCAACAGGTCCCGATCTCCACCGGTGGTTCCCATCACGAAGGGCACCCCAGCCTTACAGTATAGCTCAGCATTGCCTGCATATGAGAATGAATTCAAAACTAGCTCCAATACTATTACAGTCTTCGTAAAACATTCCCACTCATagatcataaaataaaaagatcaaTTTTGTCTATATCATTAAAATAAGGTCACGTGTCTGGAATTTAGAACCATAACGTACAAAGGTTACCGACATGatagtgtatatatattttgagcTGTCAAGTGTGGATTTGTGCACCCAAAATAAAGGTTTCATTTTAagataaatgagaaaaaaaacttaaaagatatatgaatttgaaacatcaatgttttctttaatgaTAGTGAGATTTCATAATTTACTTCATAAATAGTACAACAGCAATGCCTTGTCTCACCGAAAGAAGTCAGTTACAAGAATCTCAAGACATGATTCAGCTCAGTAGTAGTAGTAGAAAGGGTATACCACacaattttctaaattatttccACTCTTTTTCTCTCCCCCAAAAAATCCACATTAATTTCATCCAGGAAGGTCACTCTTTCCTTCATTTCCAAAATTTATCTTATCTTCTTCTTATAAATGCATGTAGAGTATCAAACAAACATCAAGAAACCTCTTTTCTGCCAAATTAAACATTCATAGACCAGCTggatttttatttgataaaaataaggtCCAGTGATAAAAAGATCTATTCTTTGGTTTTGTATTGGGTGTGGGCCTGGAGTGAGAGCATATCATGACGGCATATAAGATCAAACAACACGTCACAACACCTAACATTAGCTAAGATAAAAACACACACACTAACATGAAACACAGCTTACGCCGCGTACTAAACAAcatataatcaataaataaaaccTCCCTCTCTGTCCCTCTTTCTCTCTAACAAGGCGTACTGCGTACTGATGCAAAAAAGTGAGGAATGGTGCTTTATGTTGTGTGAGTGAGAAGTGAGGACCATCTCATCCCATACCCGATATCCATATCCCAGCCCCAAAGCAAAAGCAAAGGATAAATCAAGAGTAGTAGCACTGAGTTTGTTCTGCACACAAGATAGCTGCTTCTGTTTTCAACTCAGAAGCTGAAAATCTCACACATCAATCAGAATTTCTCCACAAACAAACGTTATTTATTCACATAGGGCACTGCTTCAGCAAACCCCGCAGCAACGAAATAGCAATCAACTATGATTCACCGCCCCATCATCGTTATCAGCCTCGTCCACACCCACCACCACGAAGAACCCAACAACAACACCAAAACCAACCTCATCTTCGACCTCGTTATCCCTACTCTGCTCCAAACTCCGACCCTTCTCTTTCCATCTCTCCTTCATCATCAATCAGTCACCAGTCACGAATTCTGGATAAACCGTAATTCGACATCAAAGCGCTTTACGATCTGGAGAGGGAACTGCGGAGGAGTCAACTCGAGATCACTCGTCTTTGCACCGAGAAGACCACCGGAAGGAAGTATGCCTTCAAGTCCATTCCAAAGCGGAGGCTAACCAAAAGGACGCAAATTGATGATGTGAAGAGGGAAATTCTGATCCTGCAGCACCTCTCGGGTCAACCCAACATCGTCGAGTTCAAGGGTGCTTACGAGGATTGGCAAAATGTGCATTTGGTGATGGAGTTGTGTTTGGGTGGCGAGCTTTTCGATCGCATCACTGCAAAGGGTAGTTACTCCGAGAGTGAAGCTGCTTCCATATTCGGACAAATCGTGAATGTGGTTCATGCATGTCACTTTATGGGAGTTATGCATAGAGACCTTAAGCCAGAAAGTTTCTTGCTTGTTAATAATGATCCCAAGGCACCGTTGAAAGCCACCGATTTTGGATTGTCCGTTTTCATTGAAGAAGGTCATGCGTCACCCATTTCTCTTCCATTCATtaattcctttattttctttatttacatTTACCACATTACATCCTTCTCTGCACCATTCAACCTCTAATTGCTCCttctccttttttctttttttctttacttaagAGATTCCAAACATTGCCGTGTGAGTTTGTCAgtataaatgaaaaagtaataattGCCGTAAGACATTAGGTAGAGGAAGAAGACCGAGTCAATTGCTATTGTGGACACATGGAGTCAACCAAGTAAACGATCTCCAATATGATAATGACAAGTCAACCGAGTAAACTGTTTCCCATTATAAAAAGGAgcaacagataaaaaaaaaatgcagagACAAGAGGTCAAGTCACCATTGTCTAATATGATTCAGATTGAGCCAGTAAATATGATATTCTGTATTTAAAAGTATGATGGGTAGTTgctttcaaaaagaaaaataaacgaTGGGTATTAAAAACTGCTTTCACCAATGTGGTGGCGAAAATTTGGCCGATATTGCAAACagttacattttaaaatttgcgTGCGAGTATCTATTACTTGGACTGTACTAAACAAAATGCTTTTGTACAGGTAGAGTGTATAGGGAGATTGTTGGAAGTACATATTATGTGGCTCCAGAGGTGTTAAGGAGGAGATATGGGAAAGAAATAGATGTGTGGAGTGCGGGAATAATTTTACACATCCTTCTAAGTGGAGTGCCTCCATTTTGGGCTGGTAAGTATATATAATCTGTGACTCTGTCTGAAAGGTACATTGTTTTAGTATTGTTCATTGCTCTATTAACATTATCTGTGGGACAATTTTAGAAACCGAGAACGGCATATTTGATATAACTTTGGAAGGCAGGCTTGATCTGGAGAGCGCACCATGGCCTTCTATTTCAGCTGCTGCAAAGGATCTGATCAGAAAAATGTTGAATCATGACCCTAAGAAACGCATTACAGCTGCTGAAGCCCTTGGTAAGTATGCCACTGCTGCATTTTATGTTTTAGCCACACGTGTATTTCAAGTATGTATTCGATCCAAACTTAATAAAAAAGCATTGATATTGCTCATCTGAACCAGAACACCCGTGGATGAAGGAGGGTGGCGAAGCATCTGACATACCTATAGACAATGCTGTTTTAACTAGGATGAAACAGTTCAGAGCAATGAACAAGATGAAGAAACTTGCTCTAAAGGTACCTCAAATTTTTCAGTAGTGCATTAAATttgaatcaaatatataaatacaaatgcCTTGCAAAAATGTAACTACTGTTGAATGTGGTCAGTTGAGTGAGTGGAAGTGGAGAGTTAATTAAAAACTTCAGAATAAAAATCTGTTACACTTGCTTGACATAACAAAAATGTTATGAGAAGGCAGAAAA
This window of the Vigna angularis cultivar LongXiaoDou No.4 chromosome 7, ASM1680809v1, whole genome shotgun sequence genome carries:
- the LOC108337295 gene encoding E3 ubiquitin-protein ligase ATL23-like, coding for MLDSVLLALFLPCLGMTAVFVVYMCLLWYATTHHPDPHLPAKPVSDAGLSPSQLQKLPSITGKDLLMGSECAVCLDDIATDQPARLVPGCNHAFHVECADTWLSKHPLCPLCRAKLDPTLFSSSENPC
- the LOC108338239 gene encoding calcium-dependent protein kinase 29 translates to MELCLGGELFDRITAKGSYSESEAASIFGQIVNVVHACHFMGVMHRDLKPESFLLVNNDPKAPLKATDFGLSVFIEEGRVYREIVGSTYYVAPEVLRRRYGKEIDVWSAGIILHILLSGVPPFWAETENGIFDITLEGRLDLESAPWPSISAAAKDLIRKMLNHDPKKRITAAEALEHPWMKEGGEASDIPIDNAVLTRMKQFRAMNKMKKLALKVIAENLSEEEIKGLKQMFNNMDTDRSGTITYEELKSGLTKLGSNLSEYEIKQLMEAADGDNSGTIDYQEFITATLNRHILEKEENLYKAFKYFDRDDCGYITREELRQALTEYQMGAEATIDEVIDDVDTDNDGKINYQEFVAMMRKGILDIDEKEKPQ